From the Nodularia sphaerocarpa UHCC 0038 genome, the window GGATAGCATTTAAATTCCGAGGATTTTTGTGATGTTAATAAAGTAGGTTCAAGAGATTTTAAATAAGGAAAAATATTTTGAGCATAGTTACTAATACCTGTGGGTTGAGGTAAGAGAATGGATAAGTTAATAATTAATTGATGAGAGCTAGAATTATCGGATATATTCATTAAATAACTTTTAATCTTGCTTTTATATTTCTTGACAAGTCAAATAATTTTGCTCTTTCACTACCTTGATTAATTGAATTTTAGATTAAATTCTTTAAACTATCTCAGCGCGCAATTTTTTGAGGTCATAATCAACCATTAACTCAACCATTTGCTCAAAAGTATGTTGAGGTTGCCAACCTAACTCAGTTTTAATTTTATCAATAGAACCAACTAACTGCACTGGTTCATCAGGACGGTAAAATGTAGGGTCAACTGCAACATAATCTTGCCAATTTAGACCAACATAATTGAAAGCACATTCAACGAGTTCTTTGACCGAATGAGTTTCACCACTGGCAATAATATAATCTTCGGGTTGCTCTTGTTGTAACATCAGCCACATAGCATAAACAGCATCTTTGGCATAGCACCAATCACGACGAGCCTCTAAATTACCTAATTTTAATTCATTTGCCAAACCGAGTTTAATTTGGGCTGCGGCGTGGGTGATTTTACGAAATACAAACTCCGTCCCACGTCGGGGCGATTCATGAGTGTAGGTAATACCACAGCAGCAGTAGAGGTCATATTTTTGCCGGTAGTTAACAGTCATCCAATGGGCGTAAGCTTTAGCAACACCGTAGGGGTTACGGGGACGAAAAGCGGTGCGTTCACTTTGGGGTGATTCGTCTGGTTGACCAAAAACTTCACTACTAGAAGCTTGATAAAATCTTGCATCGGATTTACAGCGACGAATTGATTCTAAGAGACGGGAAACACCGAGGGCTGTGTATTCTGCGGTGAGAGAGGGTTGAGTCCAAGAAAGGGGGACGTAGCTTTGAGAGGCGAGGTTATAGATTTCATCTGGTTGTGAGTCTGTAATTACGTCCATTAAGGAACATTGATCGAGGAGATCACCTGATACTATTTGAACTTCGCCGGAAAGGTGGCTAATACGTTCTAAGTTGCTGGTGCTGGAACGGCGGACTAGTCCGAATACTTCGTAACCTTTGGTGAGGAGAATTTCGGCGAGATAGGAACCGTCTTGTCCGGTTAGTCCAGTAATTAGGGCTTTTTTAGTCACAGTGATAATTTTGCTATTAAACAACTAATTTAAATGAATTGTAGATGCGATCGCCCGCTAACTGCCAATATAAAATCAGGTAAAGGGGAGTTTTTCCTGCTTTGACTTTTGACGAAAGCGGAGCGCTACTAGTTTCTGGGAGTTAGACATCGCCGCAAATACATTAACACCCCCTGAATTTTTCCTAGTGATACTTGAGGTTTGATAGCAATCAAAACAAAAGCGTACACAATCAGCCTAGTTAATCTGATTATTAGTATTGCTAAATTTGTATATTTTTCTAATGTAATTAAATAGCTGTATGTACTATATTTAATTTTGAGAAAAATATTTCTATTAGTAATTGACGATGGTTGATGAATCACACTAAACTGATTCGTTACAGCAATTAAATGTCCTTGATTAGCGTAGCGTTGACAAAAATCAAAATCTTCATAATATAGAAAGTAAACCGGGTCAAATAAAGGAGCTTCCGAAAAATTCCGTAAATTAATCATTAAACTACAGCCGGAAACCCAGTCACAAATAACATAGGGTTTATCTGTGTCTGTTAACAAGTCTTGATCAATAATTGCACCGATGCTAGGAAGAAAGCGACCACCTGCAAACCAAACTTCACCTTGAGGTGTATAAATAATAGTCCCAACAATTGATAAATCTGAATGAGAATCAAAAAAAATATTAACTTCTGCTAAAGAATTTTTTTGCAAATAAGCATCAGGATTAATTATCCAAATAATTGCTTGTTGATCTTCATTGAAAATATATTCAATTCCTAAGTTGCAAGCATTACCAAAGCCTATATTACCTTCAGCATGAATAATCTGCACAGATTGACCTTCAAGCTGATTAATATCAGTATCTTCAGGAGAATTATTAATGATTAAAACTTTGTAAGCAATATTTTGGTCTGTGGGGAATGAATTGATTAATTTAGTTAACAGATTTGTAGAATAATAGTTAACTGTTAAAAAGTAAATCATGTCAGTTCAATTTGACAATCATCCCCAATCAAAAACCGTAAAGCTTTAGGACGACGGGGTGCAACAGTCAATTGTGCGCGTTGTCCAATTACACTATCAATAATACGCTGATTAATTCCCACAATTTTCGCACCTTCTAAAACTACACTATGTTCTAAATCAGTATCAATAAGCTTTGTATGATTCGCAATGCTAGTGTAAGGACCAATGAAGCAGTTTTCTAAATAACAATCATTGCCAATCACCACTGGCCCGCGAATTGTACAATTAATAATTTGGGAATTAGTACCAATTTCCACTCGCCCAATAATTTGACTATTACTATCAACTTCGCCTAAATTTGACGTTTTCAAACAAGTATCAAGAATCAAACGGTTAGCTTCTAGTAAATCATCTTTTTTACCAGTGTCTAGCCACCAACCATCAAGTTTACAAGCTACAACTTGTTTTTGCTGGTTGATTAAACATTGAATAGCATCGGTAATTTCTAACTCCCCTCTTTTTGAAGGTTGGATACGAGAAATGGCATCATGAATAATCTGGGAAAAGAAATAAACTCCTACTAATGCTAAATTTGATGGGGGAACTTTGGGTTTTTCAATTAATTCTAATACTCGCCCTGTTTCGTCTACCTTAGCCACACCAAAAGCGCTTGGATTCACAACTTCACGTAGTAGAATTAAGGCATCTGGTTGTTGTTGGATAAATTCTTGGAGAAAATAACTTAAGTCACCTTGTTGAATCAGGTTATCACCCAAGTACATCACAAAAGGCGAATCTCCTAAAAAGGAACGGGCAACTGTCACCGCATGAGCTAATCCGGCTGGCTCGTCTTGTAAAATATAGGTGATGTTAGCGCCAAAAACTGTGCCATCTCCGGTTTTATTTTGAACTTCTGCTCCCGTTTCTGGGCTGATAATAATCCCAATATCGGTAATTCCAGCCGCAACCATTTCTTCAATTCCATACCACAAAATTGGTTTATTGGCAACGGGGACGAGTTGTTTTGCGCCTGTATAAGTGAGTGGGCGTAGACGTGTACCTTTACCGCCGGAGAGAATCAGTGCTTTCATGATAATTATGATTTGGAGAGCCAGTCTTTGAGCATTAGCCTCAGTCTTTGTCGCCAATGGGGGGGATAAGTTCCTAGAACTTGTGATATTTTCCCACAAGCCAGGACAGGATAGGCTGGACGACGGGCTAAGGTGGGATATTCGGCGGTGGTGATGGGGATAACTTTGGGTGGTGTGAGGGGAAAACCAAGTTGTTGGGCTTCTTCAAAAATCGCCACTGCAAAGTCGTACCAGCTAATCACGCCACTATTGGTATAGTGGTAAATGCCAGCTATTTCTGGTGTTAACTGGGGTATAATGTGGGCGATCGCATCAGCAATATCTTGCGCCCAAGTGGGACTACCAATTTGATCTGTAACTACACCAATTTCTGAGCGTTCTTTACCCAGTCGCAGCATGGTTTTGACAAAGTTACCTTTACCATAAGTTCCGTAAACCCAAGCTGTGCGAAGAATAATATGATGGGAATGAGTTTGCTCAATTGCTATTTCTCCCGCTCGTTTGGTTTTACCGTAAACGCCTAAAGGGTTGGTTTTATCACTTTCTTGATATGGATGAGTTTGCTGTCCATCAAATACGTAATCTGTGGAAAAATGAATTAGGAAAGAACCCAGTTTTTGGCTTTCTTCGGCGATAATTTGCGGGGCTGTAGTATTGATGGCGGTAGCTAGTTCGGGTTCTGTTTCGGCTTTGTCTACAGCAGTGTAAGCGGCGGCGTTAATGATTATTTGTGGTTGGATTTCTCTGATGATTTGACGCAGGTTATCGGGTTGAGTCAGGTCAATTTTGGGGCGCGCCAGTGAGATGATTTGGTGTTTGGGTGAAAGGATTTTTTCGAGTTCTTGTCCTACTTGACCGTTACTACCCAGTAGTAAGATTGATTCATTCATATACTTCCGCAGTTTTAAATGGTTGACCGTTGTTATCTTTATCTGATAATATTGGTGGTTGTTTGATAGGCCAATCTATAGCTAAATCTGGATCATTCCAAAGAATGGTGCGATCGCCTTGAGGAGCATAGTAATCTGTAGTTTTATAAATAACTTCGGTTACTTCGGAAAGTACAAGAAAACCGTGAGCAAAGCCTGGTGGTATCCACAATTGGCGTTTATTTTCAGCGCTGAGTTCATACCCTACCCATTGTCCGAAGGTGGGGGAACTTTTTCTAATGTCTACGGCTACGTCAAAGATTGTACCAACAACAGCACGAACGAGTTTACCTTGGGGTTGGATAATTTGGTAGTGTAGTCCGCGTAAAACGTTTTGCTGGGAAGCTGAGTGGTTATCTTGGACAAAGTTGGCGGTAATACCCAGTTTGTCTGTGAATTTTTGCTGGTTGTAGGATTCCAAGAAAAAACCGCGTGAGTCGGCGAATATTTGCGGTTCGATAACACAGACATCAGCTATTTTCGTAAATGTAATTTTCATTAAACAATCAAGTAATTCTCTTATATTTTATGTGTATTTATTCATCCCATAAGTCTCATTGTTTTAGAATACTATGAAATAGCAAAAAAAATTGAAAATACAGCACTTGGCAAGTCCATTAAGTACACATCTTAATATTATACATCTTGTGGGTAGGGCAAAGATGCCCGCATAGTACCTACTCAGATGAAATGTGCTGTAAGTAAATAACCCTAAAACACGGACACATTTTGTTGAAACCTTCAATGTAGTCCGTGTTTACAAAGGATAATTTAATTATTTTTTCCCATTATCCAGATAATTCTGTATATCATGCCAATAAATTAATGCACCCTCGCTACCCCCTTCATTAAAATAATGACCATGAGGACCAGGATTTTCTTTTAAGTTCAGAAATCCTCCTTTTTCCGGCTTGTCACCAATGAAAGTCACCTTGATTTTATCACCCCAAGAATCGTGAATCGCTCTATCGACTAAAACATCTGTTAACCCGGAATTTTCCAAATATCTGAGACTATAGTCATGAAAAATTATGGACGCAGGTTTATTTTTCATGCTTTCCACGGCTTTGATATCAGCTATTACTCCGCTATAACGATGATCTCCATCGATAACTAACAAAGATGGTTTCCTCTCGCCTATTTGGCTATCAATAAACTGTTGCAAAGTCCCGGTAAAAAATTCTACATTTTTTTCAAGATTCTGCTTTTGTAATAATTTCTTTGTGGTTCTAATCATCTCACTGTCAATATCTATGACGATTAGAGTTTTGCTAGTTTGTTGTAATAAAAAGGATAATTGCGCTGTAAGTCCTCCTTTATAACAACCTACTTCAATCACACAATCACCATGATCACCTAGATTTTGTAGAACAGTCGCAACATCATTTTGATATTTAATCGATGTATGTGACCAATTACCTGATTCCTGAATTGCTTGCATCAAATTATTGAGAGTTTGCATTTTCAATCTCCTTCAT encodes:
- a CDS encoding GDP-mannose 4,6-dehydratase, which codes for MTKKALITGLTGQDGSYLAEILLTKGYEVFGLVRRSSTSNLERISHLSGEVQIVSGDLLDQCSLMDVITDSQPDEIYNLASQSYVPLSWTQPSLTAEYTALGVSRLLESIRRCKSDARFYQASSSEVFGQPDESPQSERTAFRPRNPYGVAKAYAHWMTVNYRQKYDLYCCCGITYTHESPRRGTEFVFRKITHAAAQIKLGLANELKLGNLEARRDWCYAKDAVYAMWLMLQQEQPEDYIIASGETHSVKELVECAFNYVGLNWQDYVAVDPTFYRPDEPVQLVGSIDKIKTELGWQPQHTFEQMVELMVDYDLKKLRAEIV
- a CDS encoding glycosyltransferase codes for the protein MIYFLTVNYYSTNLLTKLINSFPTDQNIAYKVLIINNSPEDTDINQLEGQSVQIIHAEGNIGFGNACNLGIEYIFNEDQQAIIWIINPDAYLQKNSLAEVNIFFDSHSDLSIVGTIIYTPQGEVWFAGGRFLPSIGAIIDQDLLTDTDKPYVICDWVSGCSLMINLRNFSEAPLFDPVYFLYYEDFDFCQRYANQGHLIAVTNQFSVIHQPSSITNRNIFLKIKYSTYSYLITLEKYTNLAILIIRLTRLIVYAFVLIAIKPQVSLGKIQGVLMYLRRCLTPRN
- a CDS encoding glucose-1-phosphate thymidylyltransferase, which codes for MKALILSGGKGTRLRPLTYTGAKQLVPVANKPILWYGIEEMVAAGITDIGIIISPETGAEVQNKTGDGTVFGANITYILQDEPAGLAHAVTVARSFLGDSPFVMYLGDNLIQQGDLSYFLQEFIQQQPDALILLREVVNPSAFGVAKVDETGRVLELIEKPKVPPSNLALVGVYFFSQIIHDAISRIQPSKRGELEITDAIQCLINQQKQVVACKLDGWWLDTGKKDDLLEANRLILDTCLKTSNLGEVDSNSQIIGRVEIGTNSQIINCTIRGPVVIGNDCYLENCFIGPYTSIANHTKLIDTDLEHSVVLEGAKIVGINQRIIDSVIGQRAQLTVAPRRPKALRFLIGDDCQIELT
- the rfbD gene encoding dTDP-4-dehydrorhamnose reductase translates to MNESILLLGSNGQVGQELEKILSPKHQIISLARPKIDLTQPDNLRQIIREIQPQIIINAAAYTAVDKAETEPELATAINTTAPQIIAEESQKLGSFLIHFSTDYVFDGQQTHPYQESDKTNPLGVYGKTKRAGEIAIEQTHSHHIILRTAWVYGTYGKGNFVKTMLRLGKERSEIGVVTDQIGSPTWAQDIADAIAHIIPQLTPEIAGIYHYTNSGVISWYDFAVAIFEEAQQLGFPLTPPKVIPITTAEYPTLARRPAYPVLACGKISQVLGTYPPHWRQRLRLMLKDWLSKS
- the rfbC gene encoding dTDP-4-dehydrorhamnose 3,5-epimerase — translated: MKITFTKIADVCVIEPQIFADSRGFFLESYNQQKFTDKLGITANFVQDNHSASQQNVLRGLHYQIIQPQGKLVRAVVGTIFDVAVDIRKSSPTFGQWVGYELSAENKRQLWIPPGFAHGFLVLSEVTEVIYKTTDYYAPQGDRTILWNDPDLAIDWPIKQPPILSDKDNNGQPFKTAEVYE
- a CDS encoding class I SAM-dependent methyltransferase; amino-acid sequence: MQTLNNLMQAIQESGNWSHTSIKYQNDVATVLQNLGDHGDCVIEVGCYKGGLTAQLSFLLQQTSKTLIVIDIDSEMIRTTKKLLQKQNLEKNVEFFTGTLQQFIDSQIGERKPSLLVIDGDHRYSGVIADIKAVESMKNKPASIIFHDYSLRYLENSGLTDVLVDRAIHDSWGDKIKVTFIGDKPEKGGFLNLKENPGPHGHYFNEGGSEGALIYWHDIQNYLDNGKK